In a single window of the Limnohabitans sp. 2KL-27 genome:
- a CDS encoding TlyA family RNA methyltransferase — translation MRIDQLLVERGLAASRSQAQRLIAGGVKWQQPDGVWRTVVKNRDEVPESAALELLDDAESRYVSRGGLKLEGALQATGVRVDGLRCLDVGQSTGGFTDCLLQHGAAEVVGIDVGHAQVHPRIMGDERVVCIEGVNARELEPGDERIPEALEGFDLVVGDVSFISLTLVLPGVVHLLKPTGQLLMLVKPQFELQPGQVGKGGIVKDDTHFPFIENRVRTALTELGMKVTAWLDSPIAGGDGNHEFFVQACWPDPEAVLPAREATRIAHEADRAAKAYAKANDD, via the coding sequence ATGCGCATTGATCAACTCCTCGTCGAACGTGGCTTGGCCGCCTCTCGTTCACAAGCCCAGCGACTGATCGCTGGGGGCGTGAAGTGGCAGCAGCCTGACGGCGTTTGGCGCACCGTCGTCAAAAACCGCGACGAGGTGCCCGAGAGCGCAGCCCTGGAGTTGCTCGACGATGCCGAGTCGCGCTACGTCTCTCGCGGCGGCCTCAAGCTCGAAGGCGCTTTGCAGGCCACGGGCGTTCGGGTCGACGGCTTGCGCTGCCTGGACGTGGGTCAAAGCACGGGGGGATTCACCGACTGTTTGCTGCAGCACGGCGCGGCCGAGGTGGTGGGCATTGATGTGGGTCATGCCCAGGTGCATCCGCGCATCATGGGCGACGAGCGTGTGGTCTGCATCGAAGGCGTGAACGCCCGCGAGCTGGAGCCTGGCGACGAGCGCATTCCTGAGGCATTGGAAGGCTTTGACTTGGTGGTGGGCGATGTGTCGTTCATCTCGCTCACTTTGGTCTTGCCGGGAGTGGTGCATTTGCTCAAGCCCACAGGCCAGTTGCTCATGCTGGTCAAGCCCCAGTTTGAGCTGCAACCGGGGCAAGTGGGCAAGGGCGGCATCGTGAAAGACGACACGCATTTCCCCTTCATCGAAAACCGGGTGCGCACGGCACTGACCGAATTGGGCATGAAGGTCACGGCCTGGCTGGACAGCCCGATTGCGGGGGGGGACGGCAACCATGAATTTTTTGTGCAGGCTTGCTGGCCTGACCCTGAGGCGGTGTTGCCTGCTCGCGAGGCCACGCGCATCGCGCACGAGGCCGATCGGGCTGCCAAGGCCTATGCCAAGGCCAACGACGATTGA
- the erpA gene encoding iron-sulfur cluster insertion protein ErpA — MSAVAENIQTEMPEPIVFTDSAAAKVADLIAEEGNPELKLRVFVQGGGCSGFQYGFTFDEITNEDDTTMSKNGVSLLIDAMSYQYLIGAEIDYKEDLQGAQFVIKNPNATSTCGCGSSFST, encoded by the coding sequence ATGAGCGCTGTTGCTGAAAATATCCAGACCGAAATGCCTGAACCGATTGTCTTCACCGACAGCGCGGCCGCCAAGGTGGCCGACCTGATTGCCGAAGAGGGCAATCCTGAACTGAAGCTGCGCGTGTTTGTCCAAGGTGGTGGCTGCTCAGGCTTCCAGTACGGCTTCACCTTCGATGAAATCACCAACGAAGACGACACCACCATGAGCAAAAATGGCGTGTCCTTGCTCATCGACGCCATGAGCTACCAGTACCTCATTGGTGCAGAGATCGACTACAAGGAAGATTTGCAGGGTGCCCAGTTCGTCATCAAGAACCCGAATGCCACCTCCACCTGTGGTTGCGGCTCGTCTTTCTCGACCTGA
- a CDS encoding OmpW family protein yields MKKLTIAAAVLVACSATAAIAQASGEGPWVVRARAVHLDMANKDGTGLGLSVNNKTIPEVDVSYFFTPNMAAELMLTVPQKQTVSMGGTSIGTFKHLPPSLLLQYHFTGLNGYKPYVGAGVNYTRITRVNLLGGGADLEDDSWGGALQVGMDLPLDKNWSLNFDVKKLYIRSNVFVGGVNQGTLKLDPVLVGVGLGYRY; encoded by the coding sequence ATGAAAAAACTCACCATCGCTGCAGCCGTGTTGGTTGCTTGCTCCGCGACTGCCGCCATAGCCCAAGCTTCAGGTGAAGGCCCTTGGGTGGTGCGCGCTCGCGCTGTGCACCTGGACATGGCCAACAAAGATGGCACGGGTCTGGGTCTGTCGGTCAACAACAAGACCATCCCGGAAGTGGACGTCAGTTACTTTTTCACCCCGAACATGGCGGCCGAATTGATGCTGACCGTGCCCCAAAAACAAACGGTCTCGATGGGCGGAACATCGATTGGTACCTTCAAGCATTTGCCACCCAGTTTGCTGCTGCAGTACCACTTTACTGGATTGAATGGTTACAAGCCCTATGTCGGAGCGGGCGTGAACTACACCCGCATCACCCGGGTCAATTTGCTCGGCGGAGGGGCTGACCTAGAAGACGACAGCTGGGGTGGTGCGCTGCAGGTTGGCATGGATTTACCTTTGGATAAAAACTGGTCCTTGAACTTCGATGTCAAAAAGCTTTATATCCGCTCCAATGTCTTTGTCGGCGGCGTCAATCAGGGCACTTTGAAGCTGGACCCTGTCTTGGTGGGGGTGGGTTTGGGTTACCGCTACTGA
- the paaC gene encoding 1,2-phenylacetyl-CoA epoxidase subunit PaaC encodes MNAPIDYLLHLADNALILGQRNAEWCGHGPILEEDIALSNNSLDLVGQARMLYQHAAELQGGDATEDTLAYFRDVPDFKNYTLCELPHLPLMSATAQGDRDFAMTMARNFLYSSLMVLVWDQLQNSQDAQLAAIAAKSLKEVRYHLRHSRDWLVRLGDGTDESHAKAQAALDQLLPYTQEFWASSPHETAALANGTGIDMAALQTDWNQIVDEALREATLQRPVDGGFVPTGKQGIHSEHLGFVLAEMQSLARAHPQATW; translated from the coding sequence ATGAACGCCCCCATCGATTACCTGCTGCACTTGGCCGACAACGCGCTGATCCTCGGTCAGCGCAACGCCGAATGGTGTGGACACGGCCCCATCCTCGAAGAAGACATCGCGTTGTCCAACAACAGCCTGGACCTGGTGGGCCAGGCCCGCATGCTTTACCAACACGCGGCCGAGCTGCAAGGCGGCGACGCCACCGAAGACACGCTGGCGTATTTCCGCGACGTGCCCGACTTCAAAAACTACACCCTGTGCGAATTGCCGCACCTGCCTTTGATGTCGGCCACCGCCCAAGGCGATCGTGATTTCGCCATGACCATGGCGCGCAACTTCTTGTACAGCAGCCTGATGGTGTTGGTCTGGGACCAGCTGCAAAACTCCCAAGACGCTCAGTTGGCCGCGATTGCCGCCAAGTCGCTCAAGGAAGTGCGCTACCACCTGCGCCATTCGCGCGACTGGTTGGTGCGTCTGGGTGATGGCACCGACGAGTCCCACGCCAAAGCGCAAGCGGCGCTGGACCAGTTGCTGCCCTACACCCAGGAATTTTGGGCCAGCAGCCCCCATGAAACCGCCGCGCTGGCCAACGGCACGGGGATCGACATGGCGGCATTGCAAACCGACTGGAACCAGATCGTGGACGAGGCACTGCGCGAGGCCACCCTCCAGCGCCCGGTCGATGGCGGCTTTGTGCCCACAGGCAAACAAGGCATCCACTCCGAACACCTGGGTTTCGTCTTGGCTGAAATGCAAAGCTTGGCCCGCGCCCACCCGCAAGCCACCTGGTAA
- the paaA gene encoding 1,2-phenylacetyl-CoA epoxidase subunit PaaA, which yields MYTQSFSVPDASDDAKSAGLKAVPQALSAQNAALQAAFDARIDADGRIEPREWMPEAYRKTLVRQISQHAHSEIVGMLPEGNWISRAPSLKRKTILIAKVQDEAGHGLYLYSAAETLGTSRDQMLDALHTGKAKYSSIFNYPTLNWADVGVVGWLVDGAAIMNQVPLCRCSYGPYARAMVRVCKEESFHQRQGYEALLVMMQGTAEQKAMVQDAVNRWWWKCLAMFGPPDADSPNSAQGMRWGIKRISNDDLRQKFVDATVPQAKVLGVTLPDPDLKWNEARGQHDYGQIDWDEFWATVNGNGPCNKERLGARVKAWNDGAWVREAALAHAKKQQQRQMKEAA from the coding sequence ATGTACACGCAATCTTTCAGCGTCCCGGACGCATCCGATGACGCCAAGTCGGCCGGTCTGAAGGCCGTCCCCCAAGCCCTGAGCGCACAAAACGCCGCACTGCAAGCCGCGTTTGACGCCCGCATCGATGCCGATGGCCGCATCGAGCCGCGCGAGTGGATGCCCGAGGCCTACCGCAAAACCTTGGTGCGCCAGATCAGCCAGCACGCGCACAGCGAAATCGTGGGCATGTTGCCTGAAGGCAACTGGATCAGCCGCGCCCCCAGCCTGAAGCGCAAAACGATTTTGATCGCCAAAGTGCAAGACGAAGCCGGCCACGGCCTGTACCTGTACAGCGCCGCCGAAACGCTGGGCACCAGCCGCGACCAAATGCTGGACGCGCTGCACACCGGCAAGGCGAAATACAGCTCCATCTTCAACTACCCCACGCTCAACTGGGCCGATGTGGGCGTGGTCGGCTGGCTGGTCGATGGCGCAGCCATCATGAACCAGGTGCCCCTTTGCCGCTGCTCATACGGCCCCTACGCCCGCGCCATGGTGCGTGTGTGCAAGGAGGAATCCTTCCACCAGCGCCAAGGCTACGAAGCCCTCCTGGTGATGATGCAAGGCACCGCCGAACAAAAAGCCATGGTGCAAGACGCGGTGAACCGCTGGTGGTGGAAATGCTTGGCCATGTTCGGTCCGCCTGACGCCGACAGCCCCAACAGCGCGCAAGGCATGCGCTGGGGCATCAAGCGCATCAGCAACGACGACCTGCGCCAAAAATTCGTGGATGCCACCGTCCCCCAAGCCAAGGTGCTGGGCGTGACCCTGCCAGACCCGGACCTGAAATGGAACGAAGCGCGGGGTCAGCACGACTACGGCCAGATTGACTGGGACGAGTTCTGGGCCACCGTGAACGGCAACGGCCCCTGCAACAAGGAGCGCCTGGGTGCCCGCGTCAAGGCCTGGAACGACGGCGCTTGGGTGCGCGAAGCGGCCCTGGCCCACGCCAAGAAACAACAGCAACGTCAGATGAAGGAAGCAGCATGA
- a CDS encoding 23S rRNA (adenine(2030)-N(6))-methyltransferase RlmJ, translated as MFSYRHAFHAGNHADVLKHITLLATLRHLMQKEAGITLIDTHAGAGLYRLDGDYSQKGAEAEDGLFKLLGAAEKLDNLPEPVQDYLEQIASFNPNGQAKIYPGSPFLMHRLMRHESRDRLRLFELHPTDSKALMSNIAQLEAGRTVTVSREDGFEALKKLLPPPPSATGSKRAMVLIDPSYEIKSDYSKVANVIQEYLKRFSTGTYLVWYPIIPRPEAHDLPKRLRTLANQSQKPWLNATLAIGRGPGDEGGLVASGMFVINPPFTLKDQIRQALDVVGPALARGSGKNWAVESS; from the coding sequence ATGTTCAGTTACCGACACGCTTTCCACGCAGGCAACCATGCCGATGTGCTCAAACACATCACCTTGCTCGCCACCCTGCGCCACCTCATGCAAAAAGAGGCCGGCATCACCCTGATTGACACCCATGCCGGGGCCGGCTTGTACCGCCTGGATGGCGATTACTCTCAAAAAGGGGCCGAAGCCGAGGATGGCCTGTTCAAACTGCTGGGCGCTGCCGAAAAGCTGGACAACCTGCCCGAGCCCGTGCAGGACTATCTGGAACAGATCGCCAGCTTCAACCCCAACGGTCAGGCCAAAATCTACCCGGGCTCACCCTTTTTGATGCACCGCCTGATGCGCCACGAATCGCGCGACCGCTTGCGCTTGTTCGAGTTGCACCCCACCGACAGCAAAGCGCTGATGTCCAACATCGCCCAGCTCGAAGCCGGACGCACGGTCACCGTCAGCCGCGAAGACGGCTTTGAGGCCCTCAAAAAGCTGCTCCCCCCACCGCCCTCGGCCACCGGCTCCAAGAGGGCCATGGTTTTGATCGATCCCAGCTACGAGATCAAGTCGGATTACAGCAAAGTCGCCAACGTCATCCAAGAATACCTCAAGCGCTTTTCGACGGGCACCTACCTGGTCTGGTACCCGATCATCCCGCGCCCTGAGGCGCACGACCTGCCCAAACGCTTGCGCACCTTGGCCAACCAGTCCCAAAAGCCCTGGCTCAACGCCACGCTGGCGATCGGTCGTGGCCCAGGTGACGAAGGCGGCTTGGTGGCCAGCGGCATGTTCGTCATCAACCCGCCCTTCACCCTGAAAGACCAGATCCGCCAGGCGCTGGATGTCGTCGGCCCCGCCTTGGCGCGGGGATCGGGGAAAAACTGGGCCGTTGAATCCTCCTGA
- a CDS encoding 2Fe-2S iron-sulfur cluster-binding protein, with product MSAAPRFHDLPIARISPEAAGAVAITLNVPADLRSSFDFQPGQFLTLRADIDGTDVRRSYSISSAHSQLQKQGVLEVGIRPVEGGVFSNWAATQLKAGDTLRVMPPDGRFVVQRPRAIHRVGFAAGSGITPILSILASTLEDQPESKFTLVYGNRRMDSVMFNEALQDLKDRYPDRLTLIHILSRQAQEVPLLEGRIDGAKVQAIIDAFLPVGSMDEVFVCGPEAMIEATEQALLTAGVKAERIRTERFSSPTLDALPPDARAKAVLGHPATRAQGEVQLTVVLDGKPYNMPMNRNEKILDIALSLGLDLPYSCKAGVCCTCRCKVMEGTTEMEKNFTLEKPEVEQGFVLSCQARPTSERVVISFDER from the coding sequence ATGTCCGCAGCCCCCCGATTTCATGACCTCCCCATCGCACGCATCAGCCCAGAAGCAGCCGGTGCTGTGGCGATCACGCTGAACGTGCCTGCCGATCTGCGCAGCAGCTTCGACTTCCAGCCTGGCCAGTTCCTGACCTTGCGTGCCGACATCGATGGCACCGACGTGCGCCGCAGCTACTCCATCAGCTCGGCACACAGCCAACTGCAAAAGCAAGGCGTTCTCGAGGTGGGCATCCGACCCGTGGAAGGTGGGGTGTTCTCCAACTGGGCCGCCACCCAACTCAAGGCGGGCGACACACTGCGCGTGATGCCGCCCGATGGCCGCTTTGTGGTGCAGCGCCCCCGCGCCATCCACCGCGTGGGCTTTGCCGCAGGCTCGGGCATCACGCCCATCCTGTCCATTTTGGCCAGCACCCTGGAAGACCAGCCCGAGAGCAAATTCACCCTGGTCTACGGCAACCGCCGCATGGACAGCGTGATGTTCAACGAAGCGCTGCAAGACCTGAAAGACCGCTACCCGGACCGGCTCACGCTGATCCATATCCTCTCGCGCCAAGCGCAGGAAGTGCCCTTGCTCGAAGGTCGCATTGACGGCGCGAAAGTGCAGGCCATCATCGACGCCTTCCTGCCCGTGGGCAGCATGGACGAGGTGTTCGTGTGCGGCCCCGAGGCCATGATCGAAGCCACGGAGCAAGCGCTGCTGACCGCCGGCGTGAAAGCCGAACGCATCCGCACAGAACGCTTCAGCTCGCCCACACTCGATGCGCTGCCCCCCGACGCCCGCGCCAAAGCCGTGCTGGGTCACCCCGCCACACGTGCGCAAGGCGAAGTGCAACTCACCGTGGTGCTGGACGGCAAGCCGTACAACATGCCGATGAACCGCAACGAAAAGATCCTCGACATCGCCTTGTCACTGGGTCTGGACCTGCCCTACTCTTGCAAAGCCGGAGTTTGCTGCACCTGCCGCTGCAAGGTGATGGAAGGCACGACCGAGATGGAGAAAAACTTCACCCTCGAAAAACCCGAAGTGGAACAAGGTTTCGTCCTGTCTTGCCAAGCCCGCCCAACCAGCGAGCGCGTGGTGATCAGTTTCGATGAACGCTGA
- the rplM gene encoding 50S ribosomal protein L13, translating to MTTTFSAKPAEVVHEWFVIDATDKVLGRVASEVALRLRGKHKAIYTPHVDTGDFIVIINAAQLKVTGTKTIDKVYYRHSGYPGGITATNFRDMQAKHPGRALEKAVKGMLPKGPLGYAMIKKLKVYGGAEHPHTAQQPKVLDI from the coding sequence ATGACAACAACTTTCAGCGCCAAACCCGCTGAGGTCGTGCACGAGTGGTTTGTGATTGACGCGACCGACAAGGTCCTCGGACGAGTAGCCAGCGAAGTTGCTCTCCGTTTGCGCGGCAAACACAAGGCCATTTACACGCCTCACGTCGACACCGGTGACTTCATCGTCATCATCAATGCTGCCCAGCTCAAAGTGACGGGCACCAAGACCATCGACAAAGTGTATTACCGTCACTCGGGCTATCCCGGCGGTATCACTGCAACCAACTTCCGCGACATGCAAGCCAAGCACCCCGGCCGCGCACTCGAGAAGGCTGTCAAGGGCATGCTGCCCAAGGGCCCACTCGGTTACGCCATGATCAAGAAACTCAAGGTGTATGGCGGCGCAGAGCACCCACACACCGCCCAACAGCCTAAAGTGCTGGACATCTAA
- the metF gene encoding methylenetetrahydrofolate reductase [NAD(P)H] yields MSGLKLPISLEFFPPKTPEGADKLRGVREKLYALKPEFCSVTYGAGGSTQEGTFSTVSAILSEGVAAASHFSCIGATKSSVREELATLKAMGVKRLVALRGDLPSGYGAGGEFHYASDLVAFIRAETGDDFHIEVAAYPEIHPQAKSPDADLQAFATKVKAGANSAITQYFYNSDAYFRFVDDAYKLGVDVPIVPGIMPITSSSQLLRFSDACGAEIPRWIRLRLQGYGDDVESIKAFGLDVVSDLCQQLVNGGVPALHFYTMNQSAATAEICRRF; encoded by the coding sequence ATGTCTGGTTTGAAGTTGCCCATCAGTCTGGAGTTTTTTCCACCCAAAACGCCCGAGGGCGCGGATAAATTACGCGGGGTGCGCGAAAAGCTGTACGCCCTCAAGCCTGAGTTTTGTTCGGTCACTTACGGCGCGGGCGGCTCGACGCAAGAGGGCACATTTTCCACCGTGAGCGCCATCCTGAGCGAAGGCGTAGCGGCCGCTTCTCACTTCTCGTGCATCGGTGCGACCAAGTCTTCGGTGCGCGAAGAGCTGGCCACGCTCAAGGCCATGGGCGTCAAGCGCCTGGTTGCTCTGCGCGGTGACTTGCCCAGTGGCTACGGCGCTGGCGGCGAGTTCCATTACGCCAGCGATTTGGTGGCGTTCATCCGTGCCGAAACCGGTGACGATTTCCACATCGAGGTGGCGGCCTACCCCGAAATCCACCCGCAAGCCAAGTCCCCCGATGCCGACTTGCAGGCCTTTGCCACCAAAGTGAAAGCCGGTGCCAACTCGGCCATCACGCAATACTTCTACAACAGCGATGCGTATTTCCGCTTTGTGGACGATGCCTACAAGCTGGGCGTGGATGTGCCCATCGTGCCGGGCATCATGCCGATCACCAGTTCGTCTCAGTTGCTGCGTTTTTCAGACGCTTGCGGTGCCGAAATTCCGCGCTGGATCAGGCTGCGTCTTCAGGGCTATGGCGATGATGTGGAGTCGATCAAGGCCTTTGGTTTGGATGTGGTCAGTGATTTGTGCCAGCAACTCGTCAATGGCGGCGTGCCAGCCCTCCATTTCTACACGATGAACCAGAGTGCTGCCACGGCAGAAATCTGCCGTCGGTTCTGA
- the paaD gene encoding 1,2-phenylacetyl-CoA epoxidase subunit PaaD: MSALTSQPSATDVARAWHLLDSLTDPEIPVVSLRELGILRDVRAGETGLDVVITPTYSGCPAMGQIEDDVKALLLANGLQGRVVTQLAPAWTTDWMSEAAKDKLRAYGIAPPHACASPTTGAASVVQFAARGAKPEVVNCPQCGSANTTETSHFGSTACKALYRCLACMEPFDYFKPY; the protein is encoded by the coding sequence ATGTCCGCCCTCACTTCGCAGCCCAGCGCCACCGATGTGGCCCGCGCCTGGCATCTGCTCGACAGCTTGACCGACCCGGAAATTCCGGTGGTCAGCTTGCGCGAGCTGGGCATTTTGCGCGACGTGCGCGCAGGAGAAACGGGACTGGACGTGGTCATCACGCCCACTTACAGCGGCTGCCCTGCCATGGGCCAGATCGAAGACGATGTGAAAGCCCTGTTGTTGGCCAACGGCCTGCAAGGCCGTGTGGTCACCCAACTGGCGCCGGCCTGGACCACCGACTGGATGAGCGAAGCGGCCAAAGACAAGCTGCGCGCTTACGGCATTGCCCCGCCGCACGCCTGCGCAAGCCCCACCACAGGGGCAGCCAGCGTGGTGCAGTTTGCGGCGCGCGGGGCCAAGCCCGAGGTGGTGAACTGCCCGCAATGCGGCTCGGCCAACACCACCGAAACCTCCCATTTCGGCTCGACCGCCTGCAAGGCCCTTTACCGGTGCCTGGCCTGCATGGAGCCCTTTGATTACTTCAAACCCTACTGA
- the paaB gene encoding 1,2-phenylacetyl-CoA epoxidase subunit PaaB produces MSTPALKEWPLWEVFVRSKQGLEHKHCGSLHASDSEHALQMARDVYTRRQEGVSIWVVPSASISASEPNDKPEFFDPASDKVYRHPTFYEIPEEVGHM; encoded by the coding sequence ATGAGCACACCGGCGCTGAAAGAATGGCCTCTGTGGGAGGTTTTCGTCCGCTCCAAGCAGGGTCTGGAGCACAAGCATTGCGGCAGCTTGCACGCCTCGGATTCGGAACACGCTTTGCAAATGGCCCGGGACGTCTACACCCGCCGCCAAGAAGGCGTGAGCATCTGGGTGGTGCCTTCGGCCAGCATCTCGGCCAGCGAGCCCAACGACAAGCCTGAATTTTTCGACCCGGCCAGCGACAAGGTGTACCGCCATCCCACCTTCTACGAGATCCCTGAAGAAGTGGGACACATGTGA
- a CDS encoding anhydro-N-acetylmuramic acid kinase has translation MQTIDHFIGLMSGTSLDGVDGVLAQINAQGHVEVQAHAFLAFESPFKTELLALNQSGPDELHRSALAGNQIARLYAGVVHALLQQSGLQAKDIAAVGAHGQTVRHRPLEFDGNAASGIEAVGYTLQLINPSLLAELTRIDVVADFRSRDLAAGGQGAPLVPAFHQGVFGRTDTTVAVLNIGGISNLSVLRPRGDVLGWDCGPGNALMDHWCATHTGAAFDRGGAWAAEGRVLPGLLEDLMNEGFLHRAPPKSTGRDLFNPTWLQARLPKALLAAQDVQATLTEFTALACAKDVVDHAADAQTLIVCGGGALNSHLMRRLAHHLPAVQVINSEQRGLPPLQVEAAAFAWLAFKTVRRETSSLPSVTGAQGARVLGAIYPR, from the coding sequence ATGCAAACGATTGATCATTTCATTGGCCTGATGTCCGGCACATCCTTGGATGGCGTCGATGGCGTGCTGGCCCAGATCAACGCACAGGGTCATGTGGAAGTTCAGGCGCATGCCTTTTTGGCTTTCGAGAGCCCCTTCAAAACCGAGCTCCTGGCTCTGAATCAGAGTGGACCGGATGAACTGCACCGCAGCGCTTTGGCGGGCAACCAAATTGCCCGCCTCTACGCCGGAGTGGTTCACGCTTTGTTGCAACAAAGCGGCTTGCAGGCCAAGGACATCGCTGCCGTAGGGGCGCATGGGCAAACCGTGCGCCATCGCCCACTGGAGTTCGATGGCAATGCTGCCAGCGGCATTGAGGCTGTGGGCTACACACTGCAGCTGATCAACCCGTCCCTGCTCGCTGAGCTGACCCGCATCGACGTGGTCGCCGACTTTCGCAGCCGTGATCTGGCGGCAGGCGGACAAGGCGCACCGCTGGTACCCGCTTTTCACCAAGGCGTCTTCGGGCGCACGGATACGACAGTGGCCGTGCTCAACATCGGCGGCATCTCCAACCTCAGTGTGCTTCGGCCAAGGGGTGACGTCCTCGGCTGGGACTGCGGGCCGGGCAACGCGCTCATGGACCATTGGTGCGCCACGCACACAGGGGCCGCATTTGACCGCGGTGGTGCCTGGGCAGCCGAGGGCCGTGTTTTGCCAGGATTGTTGGAAGACTTGATGAACGAGGGCTTTTTGCACCGGGCCCCCCCAAAAAGTACAGGGCGTGACCTGTTCAACCCGACTTGGTTGCAGGCACGCTTGCCCAAGGCGTTGCTGGCTGCTCAAGACGTTCAGGCCACACTGACCGAATTCACGGCACTGGCTTGCGCCAAGGATGTTGTGGACCATGCGGCCGACGCACAGACGCTGATTGTGTGTGGAGGTGGCGCCTTGAACAGCCATTTGATGCGTCGCTTGGCCCACCATTTGCCAGCTGTGCAGGTGATCAACAGTGAGCAGAGGGGCTTGCCCCCTTTGCAAGTGGAGGCCGCCGCCTTTGCCTGGCTGGCCTTCAAAACTGTGCGACGCGAAACGTCAAGTCTGCCAAGCGTCACGGGCGCCCAAGGCGCCCGTGTGCTGGGGGCGATCTACCCCCGTTGA
- the rpsI gene encoding 30S ribosomal protein S9, giving the protein MIGEWNNGTGRRKSSVARVFLKKGTGKITVNGKDIQAYFGRETSIMIAKQPLMLTNHAETFDIMINVHGGGESGQAGASRHGITRALIDYDASLKPMLSQAGFVTRDAREVERKKVGLHSARRRKQFSKR; this is encoded by the coding sequence ATGATTGGTGAATGGAACAATGGCACAGGCCGTCGCAAATCCAGCGTCGCCCGCGTGTTTCTGAAAAAAGGCACTGGCAAGATCACGGTCAACGGCAAGGACATCCAAGCCTACTTCGGCCGCGAGACTTCGATCATGATCGCCAAGCAACCCCTCATGTTGACCAACCATGCCGAAACTTTCGACATCATGATCAACGTGCACGGCGGTGGCGAATCCGGTCAAGCCGGCGCATCGCGCCACGGCATCACCCGCGCCCTGATTGACTACGATGCTTCGCTCAAGCCTATGCTGAGCCAAGCTGGTTTCGTCACCCGCGACGCCCGTGAAGTCGAACGTAAAAAGGTTGGCTTGCACTCCGCTCGTCGCCGCAAGCAGTTCTCCAAGCGTTAA